The Macadamia integrifolia cultivar HAES 741 chromosome 3, SCU_Mint_v3, whole genome shotgun sequence genome segment AGTAGGAGACTCATAATGGTCCAgttggaaaagagagaaaaaataaaaaattccataattTGTTACAAAAAGCTTTGAAAATCTCTTTCAGTGTCTATCCGACTGGTGCCTCTGAATCTGAATTCTTCCTTGCAATTTCCTCACATCTTATCATCAATAGACTTACCTTCACCAGAATTGCTGGGGTACAACAATACTTGGACCACTAAAAGAGTACATGCTAATatcaataatataatgaaaaagaagaatggtTTTTGTGGGTGACCGTGGCCTTTGCGTGTGCATTGTGGCCAATGAGAGGATGCCCAAATGCATCTGATAGGGTAGGGGTATTTTGTGACAGGTGTAGTGTAATTTTTCTCCCTACTGTGAATGGGCACAGGTGCTACACTCCCTCATAGAAAAACTctcataattaattaaaatttactTCAAAATTTGATACATGGTTGATCTAGGTTgttcatgaaataaaaatattcaacatcTAGCAAGGTGGGATTTTGGCATTTCAAGGGGGGGATAGTGTCATTTCGTTTTCTACTATGATTGGGTGCAGGTGCTACACTCTCTGTGGAAAACATTCTTCCATAATTAAATTTGACACATGGTTGATCTATGAAATATAAATACATATTATTGACACATTTTAAGGTGTTAAATAATTTGCAACATTTTGCCTTTATAGTATAAcacactttttatttttttttatgtaggtAAATCCTATTATTTCACATGTATATtcaaaaaaaatgtgcaaagaCATATATAGGTATTGATAATGACATAAAGATATCAAATCATTTTTAAAACTCTTTTTTACTCATGACTTAAAGGACTTTTGGGAATTAGACAATAGGCAATCAAAATAAGGATGATACGTTTCTCTACACTGCTATTGATATGGGATTctctattattttctctttccaacTCTAACCATGTGGAGCCCATGGTTTTCTACACTACCTTCGATGTGGCATaaatattccccccccccccaattagCAAATTGGGAAAGTGTTTCTTGGTTGACAAAAGCCAATGAGACCCCTACTAGTTCAATCAATGGGGGgcattttagagagagagagagagagagagagagggtgcttCTGGAGGATTTGCCCTGCGCAAGAACCATTCTCCTATACTTACATTACTTACTAGGAGGGGGATCACCGCTAGGTTGTGTGGCCCTTAAACTAACacgggggccaatgagagttcAAGGTCAAAAGTGAGACGATGGAAGATAAGCTTCATCCTCGATAGAGATATAATATGGATCACCAGCTAAGGCCCCATAGGTCATCCATCCaacatggatgaaatttttcattgCAAATGGACAGGATTCCTTCTTCTGAATGCAGGTTCTACACAGCTTTGCTGCcttgtttttttcccccttactTATATTATGACTTCTTAGTTCTTACCTTAGATAGTCTAGATGGATGCTTCATAAATTTCCAGTGGATTGATATGTCAAACTGTCCAAAAAACCCTTTTGCTATGAAAAGTATCCTAGAGACTTGAACCTATGCGTTCATGGCGTCACCGCGTGAGGAAGAGAATACGCGAAGAAGTAACTATTTTTGTGACGAAAGCCAAGTCATAGGAGGACCAAACTTCAATCAAACAGCTAAGAACCAACTTAGCAAACCTTAGCAAAATATCTTAGGAAGAAGCTGGAGAATGtactttataatttttttaatgatatccTTTGCATTGGTgatcatatatttaattaatcTAACAAAAGTTATTTATATTTGATATGATCTATCATTCTTTGTTGTTATTTACATATGAAAGGAGGAGTTTAATAAATTATCCCCATATTATATAATTCTAACCACCGACCAACCATTTGGcaccttttattttcattttctcttcttcatttggGATCTTTTGTGTTTATTTTGTTAGAGTACACATCATCTTTTGTCCTTCATTTTGAGGGGAATTCTCTTCATAGTCACATTTTGAAGCTTTCCTTTTGTGCCATTGTTTACCACTTAtgattgagaaaaaaataaaacaacaaaataaaaatgttcATGTAGGTTAGTGACTGATTTTCATTCAATCCCAGTATGACTTAGTCCATacgattgtggggtcaatatggactTACAAGACTAGTCAAGATGAAAGCCTAAatacccgttgttagcaaaaaagaAATGTAGGTCAATATAACTTCCCTATGCATAATATCTACCTTATTCAAAGGATATCAAGAAGCAGTTGCATAATATTGATTGTAATGTTCAATATTAAATTCACAGTGATCCTAGGGACTAGTCGGGTCAAAGATCCGGACACCTTGggtatcaaaaaataaaataaaataatattcaaCATAATAGATATCTATAATTCTTAGAACATTCATGCTCTCTTTAAACATCCTACAATAAAATGGTGTAGCTAACCCAAGGATAATGGATCATCTTAAATTGTGATGAATCCCTTAAAGAAGGTCAAGCTGGTCAAGGCTACATAGCTAGAAACAATGTTGGCACCATCATCTTTAGCATCTCAAGTGTGCCCTACCATTTTCAATTGTCAAACACTAGTTGAAAGCCATCTTGATAGCCTTGAAGATCTATGCTTACAATTAGGCTTAAGAAATGCTATTGACTTCAAAGGAACCAAGATGATTCTTTGGCAAAGTTGGTGAGAATCATTGTTTCTACATTAGGAGGCATTCTTAAGAATTGTTAGAGGCAATCAAATCAAGTATCTCATCATATTagtggagtttttttttttctttttcttttaatgaaatgTAGCATTccttttaaataataataataacaaatagAAGGGGGGTAATTGTTTGACAAAttgaccttttcttttttgcattaattatttaattttcttctacaTATGACTTAGTCTTTATCCTCCCAAAGTGTTTACATGGGATTATTATGCAGCTTCTTTTTTTTCGGTAGAAAATTATTACGCAGTCTTAAAAGGCAATATGTTTGTACAATGTGCAAACTTGAAAGACCAAAAGacctaaaaagaaaatcaagtctCGGCTAtaaccaaaaaataagaaaaataaaagtttcacacacacacacaccaaggCCTTGCCTCGCGACACCACACTACATCATGAcacaatcaaaaccaaatcaaactaaCAAATATACATCAATTTAGGTTACCTTGTCTTGCCATGACTACAGTTGTGGCATACGTTCGGACAAAGAGTAGTGCATATGATTTAACCTAATATCAAACCAAAATCGACTGAACCTAATcgaaatcaaattgaatcaatGGCTCAACATCCCTAGATCTAGATTTACCATtataccccccaaaaaaaaattagacttCTCATAAGtgaagaataattttttttattggttcaaataagagaagaattgatgaaaatttatttatttttgagagAATCATAATTCATAAAAAGTATGAGAGTTTGAGTAAATATGATAGAATAAGTACATGAACagataaattttccttttccttttccttttccttttcataaCCTACCTCACATGCAATTTCCCTCCTTcaacttccaagttccaacaagAAAATTCCGTGGGGATGACGTGTTAACGGCTAAgtataaaataattatatattttcttgtatGTCTATGACCTTTTCCATATGTACACATGAAGAGGTAAGCGAGGAGGCGACAGGTGGGTAGATTGATTCTAATCGTGCTGTCATAGGCTGTCGTTTCACGGCTTCTTCTTTAGTAGCAGAGCTCTTCCCATTTCTCTCCATTCTGCTAAAATCGCTCTCAATATTCTGCACAGAACCGTAGAAGAAGATACTTTTTAAGAAATCGGAGATCTGAATCCATTTTCCATGGAGGACCGCAAGGAGGTgaccgttttttttttttctctcttctcttctttagcAGCTGGGTGAAGCTCTATGGTTTGATGGTTTTGttgaaaactgaaaaaaaataggTCTTTTGCTCTGTGGCTTTCTGCTTCGATTTTTTTGTCCCCCTTTAGCAACTGAGTGAGCTTTGTGGTTTGATAGTTATGTTAaactctgaaaaaaaaaaaaaaaaggaagtcttttgggaatttgggtactttgaaaagaaaattttactctTAGCATTTTGAAGTTTGAGCTACAAGTTTGGTTTTGGGTGATGATCTATCATTTGTTACTCTGTTTGTCATCACGGAGGGAACACTTTGAAGACTGTCTAGTTCTGCGGTTTGAGAGGTTTATTCTAGTTCGGATTTTCGTTTTTTCAAGTCTTGGCTGATCCGATTTAATGTTATGAAGCTGGTTCTTGTCGGTCCTTTACTCACTGTTTCGAATTCAGAGATTTTATTCCCCCTCCTACCTCTGTTTTACTTTCTAAATCTAAAGCTCAAATTGGGTTTTCCCCTTTTAAAACAACTGAGAAGAGAACTTAGCTCTTCTACAAGGAGAAATACTTCTGGGTTTAGTTTCTATATTTGGGGGTTTGGAATGGGATTGATTTGCGAGAATAAAGAGAAACGATACTTTGGATGGTCTTCTGTAGATCGACTCTATTATCTTGAAGTGAATTTAAATGGGGTTCTGTTTTTGCAGAACGATGTGGGGTGGCTATCAGTACCTCAGTTTGGAGACTGGGATCAGAAGGGGAAGATGCCGGATTACTCAATGGATTTCTCAAAAATAAGGGAGATGAGGAAGCAGAACAAGAGGGACATCTCAAGGGCCAGTCTTGGAAACGAAGAAGAACTCATAGCTACTCAAAGCAAAGAAGATCGTCATAATCATCATCACCAAACCACTGATCATGTCCAGCTTAATCCCCACAGTCACTCTCCAACTGTAAGTATCATTCATTACTTGTCATTAGCTAcagattttatttataataattatttgggaacttttctttccttttttgatctttcttttttccttaagaaTTGAGACTGTTCATTAAATATAGCCATGTGAGCATGAGAGTAGCTTGCGAATTAAATTGTCTGGTTTGGTGAAGACGCGTTGAAACATTATATGCTTGTGGGGTCTTGGGCGAAAAGCCAACTTGGAGACAGGTTGGTTTAGGACCTTTGGTGGTGATTCACCCTGGTTGAAGTAGAATTATGATTTCAGTAGCTGGGTCCTGGTCCCCTGGAATAGTATCTCTGACTGTATGATATAATCTCTTAGCTCTAACCGCGTATTCTAATTTCTAACTAAAGAAATAAGACCCAGAAAGAATTGTGTTTTTTAGGGGGTGAGGATGGGTGTGATTGTATAATGGAATGTAGACGTATAAAGCCATGTGTTTGGTGAGAGTGATGTATGCACTTGGTGTTGGAGAGGAAGTAGAGATGGTCAGGTTGAACCCCACACTTTTTTGAGCATAAATTTATTGCTCTATTATCTCCATTAATGCTAGGTAGGGAGGGGAGGTGGCATCATGGTTAAAGTAATTTGAATTGCTAAGGGATCACCGCGGCCGGCTTTTCTGATTCGGCCCTAATCGGTCGGGAATTGGCCGGAATAGGCCTGAATGCTAGAAATCCAGTAGGAATTGGTAGAATTCCATTCTGATTTGACTGGACTTGGACCCAATTCCAAATTGCCCAGAATTGGCATGACCCTAGAAATCTAGTATGAATAGGCCGACTCTGATCCGACTTTGACTGGAATTGGATTCTTTGAACCCAGGGTTTTAGTGTACGATATGTCACTGGCATCATCCTGATACAGTCTCCGAATAGGCTAATGGCAAGTAAAAACATCTTTTTGACCGCGAGCACCATGCATATCAGTTGAGTGTCGGTCATGGCCGATACCAATACTAATCGAATGATACAGCTGATCTGATACCGATGCCTAAGACCATGCTTGAACCATGGGTGGCATGCCATTGGGGCATGTGGAGTCAATACTCTGGGGAAGGAAGAAATGCACAAATTGGTGGAAAATTGATCCTTTCAGGTGCATCATACCTAGGTTTGAGGGTATCAATCAATCAGATGTTTGATAGATTGAAGGATTTAAAAGATTGGCTTATTGATATCAATCAGTTGGGGATGGGAATGAATAATGTTTTGAGCTGCTGTTGGCTTATTGATCAATCTTTTCCCTACTTACCATCCTTGTTTGCTAGTGatctttgtttcttttgctCTTCTTCAGTTGGGTTTATTGTTCAATTATATTCTTCGTGTTAAAATTTTACTATATCAAATTAGCAATGGTTTACAGCTGTGGATTAGCTTATTTTTTCTGAACCTGTAATAATTCTTTCTGTTGCAGACGAGGAGGAGCCTTTTCAGTTTCTTCAACTGTTGTATAAAAGCTTAGATGAACCCGTGGATCCATTTGACAATATTTCCATTCTttgttcatttattttcttgttttctctttctatgCTGTTTTATTGTTCGGCAAAATTATGTGTTCTCTGGATCAGACAGATATAGTCTATTAAAAGCTTTCTAATGGTATTACCTTtccaaaatttcatttttcccttgTCAAGGTCAAGTAGCTTCCCAACTTCCAAAGATGGGAGTTGTTGAAGCCTTAATTTAAAGTTAATGACCACAGAATAGTTATTGAAGTCTTGATAGAACTGTGGGACAAGCAAAGCTGGAGAGTAACTCTTGGATTTATTGTTAATTTAAAGCTATAAATGTTCTTTCTAT includes the following:
- the LOC122073146 gene encoding uncharacterized protein LOC122073146, which encodes MEDRKENDVGWLSVPQFGDWDQKGKMPDYSMDFSKIREMRKQNKRDISRASLGNEEELIATQSKEDRHNHHHQTTDHVQLNPHSHSPTTRRSLFSFFNCCIKA